The Primulina huaijiensis isolate GDHJ02 chromosome 6, ASM1229523v2, whole genome shotgun sequence genomic sequence GCATTCTTTTTTCAAGCAAGCAAGATCTAATGACTATATTTCTAGAACTCTTATAGAAGGGTTGCCAACTCTTGGTGATCGTCTTCAAGCATTAAAGGTCTGTTATTTTATAACACCGTGCCAAAATAATACTTCATAGCAGtcatcatcatcatatttttctatGTGATCATATTCTAAATCGGATAAAAAAGTGTGATATGTTTAGAGAAAGGAGGAAGACATGCTCGCACAAAAGAAAATTCCAGATGGGCAGAAAGAAGAAATATCACAGGTTTGATTCCATGTCCTTGCCCCTCGGTAACAATGACATTTTGATGAACCCAATGTCTACAGCTGATTATTTGTTTGATGTTTATAGCAGTTCATGTACCTTTTTTCAAACAACATATTTTCCAATCAAATAGTATTTCCTTCTAGCAATCAGCCTTTTTTGAAATGATGTTTACTTTTGCAGCCCCAATTATTTCTCCTATGTCttttttcaaacatattttCCAATCAAATAGGTTACAACTTACAATCAATACCTGACACCTGATATAAGATTTTGTGATAACTTTGATATGCGAGGTTGATTGTAAATCTCCCCATAGTTTTTGCGAAATGGATGCAATTCCTTGACAAGTGTATAGAAGGTTTTTCATTTGAAGAAAATCTGGCCCTTGTGTTAAAAGATATTGTGGGAATTCAACTTTTTTGTACTTGGTGTTTGttgcaagtttttttttaatttgttcacAAACATCTGCAGAATGAATATAAGCGTGGGATTAGTGGTTGGAACTTCAACCTTGATGATATGAAGGCACAAGCCTCATTGGTattcaatattttgaattttgtttacTAATGTGATTAAATCGATACAATTAATTGCCTGATGAATACATATACGATATCTCATGCTTTCAGATTCAGGATGATGATGTTATAGTAGAAAAAGATGAAGATATGCAAAGCAAACAACTTCAGCATCAGATGTCTCTGTCTAAGCAAGCTTCACAACTTCAACATCAGTCGTCTTTGTCTAAACAAGTTTCACAACTCCAACACCAGTCATCCTTTTCAAGTGGACATTCTGATGCTGCAGATTCAGTATGTTTATGCCATAATGTGGTTTTGGAAAAAGTTACTCCTGGATATCTTTTTGGCATCAAGGTTCTAAGTTCATAGCTTTTTGCAGGACGATAATGTTCATGCTTCTCTTTCAATAGTTGACTCCAAATCTAACACGTATGTcttcataatcataatcataatatGATAACAGTTTCCTTTATATCATGTTTATACAGGATAGCATAGCAGCATGAATTATTTTCATACTGCTTATTTGCCTTTTCATTTTCTAATATTcaacttttttgttttgttttgtaatGTTCAGACATTGGATAGTGCATATGTTTCCTGTTTTATTGTGCCAAGAATATACATAGTCCTGCATATGATGTCTCTCCCATTGTATAAAGCTCACAATATTGCAAATCCATCACTTTATTGAACTGCTCTTATCTAGCGTTTATCTGTTACTGGGCCATTCTTTGTCGTTCTCATAATTCTGATTTTGAAAATGAATATGGTTGCATGTGCTTatgaaaatcatttttttcccTTCAGAGTCAAATATGAAAAGGCTGATGATGATCTGAACTCCCCGGGTTCAACGACTGAGCAGTTAAAATCAAGTGCATCTCATGAAAATGAAAACCTGTCGGAAAAACTTTTGTCCAATATAAATAGACCTTTATCAGATGCGGCTCCTACAAGTTCTCATATGGGGTACATTTTAATTCGCTTATTCACTTGTCCTGACAACCAGCGATACTGTTCTTTATACATCATGTCATTCATTTGTTCTCTCTATATGCTTCAAGGATTCAGTGCTTTGCTTTTGAAATGGGCAgagtaatttattaatttttttgtttagttAAAATATGTCTagagaaatttttaatttcctCAAACGTAAATTCCTAACATCTGGTTGAAAAAGTTACAATTATTCACATATGTAGATCTAATTACACAAATAGTTTCTTATTGCATGTTTTCAATGTTTCCCTCATTACCTTGACATTTTTTACAATCTGTTATTCTTAGAGGCAAAGCCCAAAACCAATCACAAGTTTTGTCAACTGGTGGAGTTTCCAGTCAGCAAACAACGGATAATGGGCATTCAGAAATTTTATCCAAAGGCTTAAAAACATCAAGTAAGAGGTGCCCTATATTTCAGAACTTCTCATTATGACAGAAATGAGCTTTTcatgtatttaaaattataacatTCTTGCTTGACTGCGGATTTTGAATGCAGCTAGTGTTGATGATCTTGATGAGAAGGCGAAATGTGCAGTGGTTCAGCAAAAAGGACGATTTAAGGTTACATCAGAAAATGTAGATGTGGAAAAGGTTGTTATTCTGGTCCTCTTGTAACTTGTATGTGGTTGTGCTTACATTTGCTTCAGATTAATTAACTTATTCCACAGCTGGTTCCCTCTCCAACACTACAGAAAAGCTACAGTATGCAGGTTGGTTACAAATCTGTGTCAATGAAACAAAAATATTGTCTCTTCCAAGCTATTTACTTGATATTTCTTTAGATCTTTTTACAAAGTGACTAAACAACTTTTTTGACAACTTAAATATGCTAATATTACTTCTCTGATAAAAGGAAATATTCTTTGATGTTGAATAAAATTCTTCAATAACACAGAAATAACTTCTATCACTGTTTAAATCTAAAACATTGAAcagataaaaaaattgtttataaaTTGATGGATAATGTAGGATCGCTTTATTGAAAGTTATAACTGATAGTGATGATATAATTCAAAACTTTTAAACCTTACAACGGACAAGTGCCACGTTAAGATCACTATCTTTGCTGGAGCAATTATTCCAACTTagcatattaaaataaaaaaatttcggcAGGTGTTAAAACagcatattgagttctttgcTCGAAAACCTGATGTGTGCAATTAGAGTTTCCACATGACTATATATGTCCTTCCTAATCACATTTCCACTTTTGTCGATTTTTAGGTGATCAATCAACATCCTGCTAGTCCTTCACCATTTCCTTCTGATGCTACACCATCAAGTCCTCTTGGTCATGCCATTTTTCCGATGCTGCACTCTGTTCTACAGACGAATATTTCTCAAAGGGTAATTCATCTGAAAAAGAACATTGTATCGAGGTGttcttctaaaaaaatttatttgcgtATTTATGTTTTTCTTGATAGGATTGCATTCTTAATCTTTTGAAGCAAATAGCTGTTGCTGATTCTACGGGTAACCAGTATAATGAATCTGGAAATAACGTAATTTTATATATGTCTATTCTTAATACTTCATTTGACTAGTCCTCTTTGTAGATGGAGGCAGCATGCCAATGAATACAACTGTGACAGATAAATCTTTTCCGGTATGCAAAAGTACAGTGTTTATATGAATTCACCATAACtttttaaactttaaacatgtctttttctttggggaaaaaa encodes the following:
- the LOC140978335 gene encoding uncharacterized protein isoform X1, which codes for MEKEKKKYPIGAEHYLLFEEIGNGVSASVHRALCHTLNEIVAIKILDFERANCDLNNVSREAQTMVLVDHPNVLKSHCSFVIDHTLWVVMPFMAGGSCLHILKAAHPNGFEEAVIATILREVLKGLEYLHQHGHIHRDVKAGNILIDARGGIKLGDFGVSACLFDSGDRQRMRNTFVGTPCWMAPEVMEQLHGYDFKADIWSFGITALELAHGHAPFSKYPPMKVLLMTLQNAPPGLDYESDKKFSKSFKQMIASCLVKDPLKRPSAKKLMRHSFFKQARSNDYISRTLIEGLPTLGDRLQALKRKEEDMLAQKKIPDGQKEEISQNEYKRGISGWNFNLDDMKAQASLIQDDDVIVEKDEDMQSKQLQHQMSLSKQASQLQHQSSLSKQVSQLQHQSSFSSGHSDAADSDDNVHASLSIVDSKSNTVKYEKADDDLNSPGSTTEQLKSSASHENENLSEKLLSNINRPLSDAAPTSSHMGGKAQNQSQVLSTGGVSSQQTTDNGHSEILSKGLKTSTSVDDLDEKAKCAVVQQKGRFKVTSENVDVEKLVPSPTLQKSYSMQVINQHPASPSPFPSDATPSSPLGHAIFPMLHSVLQTNISQRDCILNLLKQIAVADSTDGGSMPMNTTVTDKSFPSEAAHDREKELLREISDLQWRLICAQEELQKYKAENAQVNFMS
- the LOC140978335 gene encoding uncharacterized protein isoform X2 is translated as MEKEKKKYPIGAEHYLLFEEIGNGVSASVHRALCHTLNEIVAIKILDFERANCDLNNVSREAQTMVLVDHPNVLKSHCSFVIDHTLWVVMPFMAGGSCLHILKAAHPNGFEEAVIATILREVLKGLEYLHQHGHIHRDVKAGNILIDARGGIKLGDFGVSACLFDSGDRQRMRNTFVGTPCWMAPEVMEQLHGYDFKADIWSFGITALELAHGHAPFSKYPPMKVLLMTLQNAPPGLDYESDKKFSKSFKQMIASCLVKDPLKRPSAKKLMRHSFFKQARSNDYISRTLIEGLPTLGDRLQALKRKEEDMLAQKKIPDGQKEEISQNEYKRGISGWNFNLDDMKAQASLIQDDDVIVEKDEDMQSKQLQHQMSLSKQASQLQHQSSLSKQVSQLQHQSSFSSGHSDAADSDDNVHASLSIVDSKSNTVKYEKADDDLNSPGSTTEQLKSSASHENENLSEKLLSNINRPLSDAAPTSSHMGGKAQNQSQVLSTGGVSSQQTTDNGHSEILSKGLKTSTSVDDLDEKAKCAVVQQKGRFKVTSENVDVEKLVPSPTLQKSYSMQVINQHPASPSPFPSDATPSSPLGHAIFPMLHSVLQTNISQRDCILNLLKQIAVADSTGSMPMNTTVTDKSFPSEAAHDREKELLREISDLQWRLICAQEELQKYKAENAQVNFMS
- the LOC140978335 gene encoding uncharacterized protein isoform X3 codes for the protein MEKEKKKYPIGAEHYLLFEEIGNGVSASVHRALCHTLNEIVAIKILDFERANCDLNNVSREAQTMVLVDHPNVLKSHCSFVIDHTLWVVMPFMAGGSCLHILKAAHPNGFEEAVIATILREVLKGLEYLHQHGHIHRDVKAGNILIDARGGIKLGDFGVSACLFDSGDRQRMRNTFVGTPCWMAPEVMEQLHGYDFKADIWSFGITALELAHGHAPFSKYPPMKVLLMTLQNAPPGLDYESDKKFSKRKEEDMLAQKKIPDGQKEEISQNEYKRGISGWNFNLDDMKAQASLIQDDDVIVEKDEDMQSKQLQHQMSLSKQASQLQHQSSLSKQVSQLQHQSSFSSGHSDAADSDDNVHASLSIVDSKSNTVKYEKADDDLNSPGSTTEQLKSSASHENENLSEKLLSNINRPLSDAAPTSSHMGGKAQNQSQVLSTGGVSSQQTTDNGHSEILSKGLKTSTSVDDLDEKAKCAVVQQKGRFKVTSENVDVEKLVPSPTLQKSYSMQVINQHPASPSPFPSDATPSSPLGHAIFPMLHSVLQTNISQRDCILNLLKQIAVADSTDGGSMPMNTTVTDKSFPSEAAHDREKELLREISDLQWRLICAQEELQKYKAENAQVNFMS